One window from the genome of Ananas comosus cultivar F153 linkage group 13, ASM154086v1, whole genome shotgun sequence encodes:
- the LOC109719413 gene encoding probable pre-mRNA-splicing factor ATP-dependent RNA helicase DEAH2 yields the protein MGKSARAAAAVAAAAAAPSPPPPPPQSPQPLPSQAEPAPEAEAEAEAEVNPRTGSPFSRRFKKLLERRKKLALWAQREKVRDALAKHAAVVVGAAPGSGKSTQIPQFVIEAGYPRTGKQIACTQPRRLVATAVARRVAQEMDVSLGEEVGYSVLFDECCSTKTILKYLTDGVLLREILSDRFLEKYEVIILDEVHLRTLATDILLGYLKNLLSSNARPDLKLVVMSSQYEATKFKEYLKSGRIVQPSPTLHPIEIMHEQQPVEDYVKKAIEIVERVLTTEPNGDILVFVTGSEEIDSFCWNLKKVVADLGDKIGAVNVLPLHSTVSADQQKKVFKAAPPSKRKGGPVGRKVVVSTDIGESSLAIEGIVYVIDCGYTKQKVYNAQLNVESLLILPISRANAQRRSALARRTASGKCFRLYSKQRFLAAQAEVSPEIFRANLASIVLLMKKIGIEDFANLDLMDPPHAEMVERAFETLKCLGALDGEGTLTDLGELISHFPLDPQMSRMIVTSPMFRCSNEILSIAAMLSVPYCFLRPLENQQTADEAKRNFNHINGDHLTLLNVYHAYKHLNGDATWCEKNYINKAALVSADSVRRELAKIMSKLKLELCSTEFSSGEYYDNIRKGILSGYFMKAAQREPTGQYAIVKDHHVVDLHPSCGLVSRPQWVVFNDFVLASCNFIRTVTEVRMDWLIEVAPHYYKIATI from the exons ATGGGGAAGAGCgcccgggcggcggcggcggtggcggcggcggctgcggcgccatctccgccgccgccgccgccgcagtcgCCGCAGCCGCTGCCATCTCAGGCGGAGCCGGcgccggaggcggaggcggaggcggaggcggaggtgaaCCCGCGGACGGGGTCGCCGTTCTCGAGGAGGTTCAAGAAGCTTctggagaggaggaagaagctcGCTTTGTGGGCCCAAAGGGAGAAGGTTCGAGACGCGCTCGCGAAGCACGCCGCCGTGGTGGTGGGGGCGGCGCCGGGCTCCGGCAAGTCCACTCAG ATTCCGCAATTTGTGATTGAGGCTGGTTATCCGAGGACTGGGAAGCAGATTGCCTGCACCCAACCCCGAAGGCTTGTCGCCACAGCGGTTGCTCGTCGAGTAGCACAAGAGATGGATGTGAGTTTGGGAGAGGAGGTCGGTTATTCCGTACTGTTCGATGAATGTTGCAGCACAAAAACCATTCTGAA GTACTTAACTGATGGTGTGCTTCTAAGAGAAATATTATCCGATCGATTTCTAGAAAAATACGAGGTCATAATTCTCGATGAGGTGCACTTGCGAACCCTAGCAACTGATATTCTCCTTGGCTACTTGAAAAATCTCTTATCCTCGAATGCTCGGCCCGACCTTAAACTTGTCGTGATGAGCTCTCAGTATGAGGCGACAAAGTTCAAAGAATACCTCAAAAGCGGACGAATTGTGCAACCGAGTCCCACTCTTCATCCTATAGAGATCATGCATGAACAACAACCTGTTGAGGACTACGTCAAGAAGGCAATTGAGATAGTTGAGCGAGTACTCACGACCGAACCAAATGGTGACATACTGGTTTTCGTAACGGGGTCAGAAGAGATCGACTCTTTCTGCTGGAATCTTAAAAAGGTGGTCGCAGATTTGGGAGATAAAATCGGGGCAGTTAATGTTCTTCCGCTTCACTCTACGGTGTCTGCTGATCAACAAAAGAAGGTTTTCAAGGCCGCACCCCCTTCAAAGAGGAAGGGCGGGCCCGTTGGTAGGAAGGTGGTTGTGTCAACCGACATTGGAGAATCATCACTAGCAATAGAAGGAATTGTTTACGTGATCGACTGCGGCTACACAAAGCAGAAGGTTTACAACGCCCAACTTAATGTAGAATCCTTGTTGATTTTGCCCATATCGAGAGCTAACGCACAACGTAGGTCGGCATTGGCTAGGAGAACGGCTTCTGGGAAGTGCTTTAGGCTATACTCGAAACAGCGCTTTTTAGCTGCACAGGCTGAGGTGTCGCCTGAGATTTTTAGGGCGAATCTCGCGAGCATTGTTCTATTGATGAAGAAGATAGGGATTGAGGATTTTGCCAATCTCGATCTGATGGATCCTCCTCATGCTGAAATGGTCGAACGAGCTTTTGAAACTTTGAAATGCTTGGGCGCTTTGGATGGAGAGGGAACTTTGACTGACTTAGGGGAGCTTATAAGCCACTTTCCTTTGGATCCACAGATGTCTAGAATGATTGTTACAAGTCCAATGTTTCGATGTTCAAATGAGATTCTTTCAATTGCTGCAATGTTATCAG tACCTTATTGCTTTTTAAGGCCTCTTGAGAACCAGCAAACCGCTGATGAGGCGAAACGGAACTTCAATCACATCAACGGCGATCACCTCACTCTATTGAACGTCTACCATGCATACAAGCACTTGA ATGGTGATGCCACCTGGTGCGAGAAGAATTACATCAACAAGGCAGCTTTAGTGTCTGCTGATAGTGTGAGGAGAGAGCTTGCCAAGATTATGAGTAAGCTTAAGTTAGAGCTTTGCTCAACCGAGTTCAGCAGTGGCGAGTACTATGACAACATAAGAAAGGGCATTTTATCTGGTTATTTCATGAAGGCTGCACAACGCGAGCCCACAGGACAGTACGCGATTGTGAAAGATCATCAT GTTGTCGATCTTCATCCTTCGTGTGGCCTTGTGTCGAGGCCGCAATGGGTGGTATTCAATGACTTTGTTTTGGCCAGCTGCAATTTCATTCGAACCGTTACTGAAGTGCGCATGGACTG GTTAATCGAGGTTGCTCCGCATTATTATAAAATAGCTACCATATGA